The following proteins are encoded in a genomic region of Pyxicephalus adspersus chromosome 9, UCB_Pads_2.0, whole genome shotgun sequence:
- the CCDC102A gene encoding coiled-coil domain-containing protein 102A isoform X2 has translation MSQSSGPSPRLLDSPLLLQSSELLCSLGNAQPECMRHPDSLTPSPKSLASSPVPQTPMPVPPGDWESREELRLRELEEARARAAQMEKTMRWWSDCTANWREKWSKVRAERNKAREEGVQLRGRLEVLSKELSALKRERQETAAETEQLRRELEKLRGKQGVSDQGTEESVQNVENPPRSKEAENGICPEGPEQPCGGPVRTLRSRLWEDMGTNDEDASRITALKLRLDESQKVLLKEREDKMLLSKTIEKMEGEISHWKVKCDELNKSRQEVMTQLSLLQERHQDELGRISEDLQDELGVRSSMDKKLAELRAEMEGLQAENAEEWGRRERLETEKLNLERENKKLRLQIQDLEEILTRKRRQTASALDTDLKSIQSELFEKNKELSDLRHNHAKLKKQHHEKTAELAHANRRVEQLEVEVKKLRLRVEELKKELGQAEDQVAPSAESAAVRKASFNSIWER, from the exons ATGAGTCAGAGTAGTGGTCCGAGTCCACGGCTTCTTGACTCCCCTCTGCTACTCCAAAGCTCTGAGCTTCTCTGCAGCTTAGGGAATGCCCAGCCTGAGTGCATGCGTCACCCCGACTCGCTTACACCTTCACCAAAGAGCCTGGCGTCATCTCCTGTCCCCCAGACCCCAATGCCGGTACCACCTGGGGACTGGGAGAGCCGGGAGGAGCTGCGCCTGCGAGAGCTGGAGGAAGCCAGGGCCCGGGCAGCTCAGATGGAGAAAACTATGCGCTGGTGGTCGGATTGTACAGCCAACTGGAGGGAAAAGTGGAGCAAAGTGAGAGCTGAACGTAACAAAGCCAGAGAGGAGGGGGTGCAGCTCCGTGGCCGGCTCGAGGTCCTCAGCAAAGAGCTAAGCGCACTGAAGAGAGAGCGTCAAGAGACTGCCGCTGAGACAGAGCAACTCCGCAGGGAACTGGAAAAACTCCGAGGAAAGCAAGGGGTCAGCGACCAGGGGACAGAGGAGTCGGTGCAGAATGTAGAAAACCCACCCAGATCCAAG GAGGCGGAGAATGGAATTTGCCCAGAAGGTCCAGAGCAGCCATGTGGAGGCCCAGTCCGCACCCTGAGGTCCCGGCTCTGGGAGGACATGGGAACCAATGATGAGGATGCATCCAGAATCACTGCACTAAAGCTGAGGCTGGATGAGAGTCAGAAGGTTCTGCTAAAGGAGAGAGA GGACAAAATGCTTCTCAGTAAGACCATCGAGAAGATGGAGGGAGAGATCAGCCACTGGAAGGTGAAGTGTGATGAGCTGAATAAATCCCGCCAAGAGGTGATGACGCAG CTCTCCCTCCTCCAGGAGCGCCATCAAGATGAGCTTGGTCGGATCTCAGAGGACCTGCAGGATGAATTGGGAGTTCGTTCCAGCATGGACAAAAAGCTGGCGGAGCTCCGAGCTGAG ATGGAGGGTCTTCAGGCAGAGAATGCAGAGGAATGGGGCCGCAGGGAGAGGCTGGAAACAGAGAAGCTGAATCTAGAACGGGAGAACAAGAAACTGAGGCTTCAGATCCAGGACCTGGAGGAGATCCTGACCCGCAAGAGAAGACAAACGGCCAGTGCGCTGGACACCGACCTCAAATCCATCCAGTCTGAGCTCTTTGAAAAGAACAAG GAACTGTCCGACCTGCGCCACAACCACGCCAAGCTAAAGAAGCAACACCATGAAAAGACTGCGGAGCTCGCTCATGCCAACCGCAGGGTGGAGCAATTGGAGGTTGAAGTGAAGAAACTTCGCCTCAGGGTGGAGGAACTAAAGAAGGAACTGGGCCAGGCGGAGGACCAG GTTGCGCCGTCAGCAGAATCCGCCGCTGTTCGGAAAGCTTCGTTCAACTCGATTTGGGAGCGATGA
- the CCDC102A gene encoding coiled-coil domain-containing protein 102A isoform X1 — MSQSSGPSPRLLDSPLLLQSSELLCSLGNAQPECMRHPDSLTPSPKSLASSPVPQTPMPVPPGDWESREELRLRELEEARARAAQMEKTMRWWSDCTANWREKWSKVRAERNKAREEGVQLRGRLEVLSKELSALKRERQETAAETEQLRRELEKLRGKQGVSDQGTEESVQNVENPPRSKVRESDPKVEAENGICPEGPEQPCGGPVRTLRSRLWEDMGTNDEDASRITALKLRLDESQKVLLKEREDKMLLSKTIEKMEGEISHWKVKCDELNKSRQEVMTQLSLLQERHQDELGRISEDLQDELGVRSSMDKKLAELRAEMEGLQAENAEEWGRRERLETEKLNLERENKKLRLQIQDLEEILTRKRRQTASALDTDLKSIQSELFEKNKELSDLRHNHAKLKKQHHEKTAELAHANRRVEQLEVEVKKLRLRVEELKKELGQAEDQVAPSAESAAVRKASFNSIWER, encoded by the exons ATGAGTCAGAGTAGTGGTCCGAGTCCACGGCTTCTTGACTCCCCTCTGCTACTCCAAAGCTCTGAGCTTCTCTGCAGCTTAGGGAATGCCCAGCCTGAGTGCATGCGTCACCCCGACTCGCTTACACCTTCACCAAAGAGCCTGGCGTCATCTCCTGTCCCCCAGACCCCAATGCCGGTACCACCTGGGGACTGGGAGAGCCGGGAGGAGCTGCGCCTGCGAGAGCTGGAGGAAGCCAGGGCCCGGGCAGCTCAGATGGAGAAAACTATGCGCTGGTGGTCGGATTGTACAGCCAACTGGAGGGAAAAGTGGAGCAAAGTGAGAGCTGAACGTAACAAAGCCAGAGAGGAGGGGGTGCAGCTCCGTGGCCGGCTCGAGGTCCTCAGCAAAGAGCTAAGCGCACTGAAGAGAGAGCGTCAAGAGACTGCCGCTGAGACAGAGCAACTCCGCAGGGAACTGGAAAAACTCCGAGGAAAGCAAGGGGTCAGCGACCAGGGGACAGAGGAGTCGGTGCAGAATGTAGAAAACCCACCCAGATCCAAGGTGAGGGAAAGTGACCCAAAAGTG GAGGCGGAGAATGGAATTTGCCCAGAAGGTCCAGAGCAGCCATGTGGAGGCCCAGTCCGCACCCTGAGGTCCCGGCTCTGGGAGGACATGGGAACCAATGATGAGGATGCATCCAGAATCACTGCACTAAAGCTGAGGCTGGATGAGAGTCAGAAGGTTCTGCTAAAGGAGAGAGA GGACAAAATGCTTCTCAGTAAGACCATCGAGAAGATGGAGGGAGAGATCAGCCACTGGAAGGTGAAGTGTGATGAGCTGAATAAATCCCGCCAAGAGGTGATGACGCAG CTCTCCCTCCTCCAGGAGCGCCATCAAGATGAGCTTGGTCGGATCTCAGAGGACCTGCAGGATGAATTGGGAGTTCGTTCCAGCATGGACAAAAAGCTGGCGGAGCTCCGAGCTGAG ATGGAGGGTCTTCAGGCAGAGAATGCAGAGGAATGGGGCCGCAGGGAGAGGCTGGAAACAGAGAAGCTGAATCTAGAACGGGAGAACAAGAAACTGAGGCTTCAGATCCAGGACCTGGAGGAGATCCTGACCCGCAAGAGAAGACAAACGGCCAGTGCGCTGGACACCGACCTCAAATCCATCCAGTCTGAGCTCTTTGAAAAGAACAAG GAACTGTCCGACCTGCGCCACAACCACGCCAAGCTAAAGAAGCAACACCATGAAAAGACTGCGGAGCTCGCTCATGCCAACCGCAGGGTGGAGCAATTGGAGGTTGAAGTGAAGAAACTTCGCCTCAGGGTGGAGGAACTAAAGAAGGAACTGGGCCAGGCGGAGGACCAG GTTGCGCCGTCAGCAGAATCCGCCGCTGTTCGGAAAGCTTCGTTCAACTCGATTTGGGAGCGATGA
- the LOC140338451 gene encoding adhesion G-protein coupled receptor G1-like: protein MTVLLQALLLLTVSCNWHPSCFRLRSWIDTALSKVQINGSHQFGKGPLRAIVYDLDSSDVLKSIPESLGITLTLPNQLLEKEQNGTSKRLHVVSIKGRAIFQNDVDVSILGDQVFGVTLQDTVVSNLSEDIVITFTHDPIQGSMSPLCVFWDGKLQQDRLEGCMYHVCIVYVSCMYHVCIVYVSCMYQACIVYDDTILSSQQVSSQVITESHLMSLTAITFAGCTISALSCVFTITWICCTRKNQSNPTLQIHMNLLMALLLLDVTFVVSALLSSMEDAVACRVSAITLHFSLLCLFTWTAIEGFNLYRLVVTVFVSSAITTRRLAVLGWGVPVLIVGSVLLVDPENYGIYHISIQRSASPNSTATMCWLTSPIIHQVLNLGFFAAVLLFNICMLVAMTRRVLQMSPHSRREKVRHCVTLLGLSCILGLSWGLAFFSFGVFYLPIQYAFSTINALQGLFIFLWYCTLSQPHARYSLRSSDSTSATPQSPPADQSLSNDHKKLLT, encoded by the exons ATGACTGTGCTGCTCCAGGCACTGCTGCTGCTCACAG TATCATGTAACTGGCACCCGTCTTGTTTCAGGTTGCGCAGCTGGATTGATACAGCTTTGTCCAAAGTTCAGATTAATGGGAGTCACCAGTTTGGGAAAGGGCCCCTGAGAGCTATTGTGTATGACCTGGACTCCAGCGATGTG CTAAAGTCCATTCCGGAGAGTCTGGGCATCACTTTGACTCTTCCTAACCAGCTGCTGGAGAAAGAGCAGAATGGAACCAGCAAGAGACTCCATGTTGTCAGTATAAAGGGCCGCGCCATCTTCCAG AATGACGTAGACGTCTCCATTCTGGGAGATCAGGTGTTTGGAGTCACCCTGCAGGACACTGTAGTTTCCAACCTATCTGAAGATATTGTGATTACCTTTACACATGACCCCATACAG GGGTCAATGTCTCCGCTGTGCGTGTTTTGGGACGGTAA GCTGCAGCAAGATAGGCTGGAG GGATGTATGTATCATGTATGTATCGTGTATGTATCATGTATGTATCATGTATGTATCGTGTATGTATCGTGTATGTATCAAGCATGTATCGTGTATGATGACACAATCCTCTCATCTCAGCAAGTCTCTAGCCAGGTGATAACAGAGAGCCATCTCATGTCACTGACAGCCATCACCTTTGCTGGATGCACCATCTCTGCGCTGTCCTGTGTATTTACCATCACATGGATCTGCTGTACCAG gaaaaatcagTCGAACCCAACGTTGCAGATCCACATGAACCTGCTGATGGCGCTGTTGCTGTTGGATGTCACCTTCGTGGTCAGTGCATTGTTGAGCAGCATGGAGGATGCGGTTGCGTGTCGTGTGTCCGCCATCACTCTGCACTTTTCTCTACTTTGTCTCTTCACCTGGACGGCCATTGAGGGCTTTAATCTCTACCGATTGGTGGTGACCGTTTTCGTGTCCTCTGCCATCACCACCAGGAGGTTGGCTGTCCTAGGCTGGG GTGTCCCCGTGCTGATAGTCGGGTCGGTTCTGTTGGTGGATCCAGAGAATTATGGGATATATCACATCAGCATCCAGCGCTCGGCATCCCCAAACTCCACAGCTACCAT GTGTTGGCTAACGTCGCCCATCATCCACCAGGTGCTGAATTTGGGATTCTTTGCTGCGGTGCTCCTCTTTAACATTTGTATGCTGGTTGCCATGACAAGGCGCGTCCTCCAGATGTCCCCGCACTCCCGCCGGGAGAAGGTCCGCCATTGTGTTACCCTGCTGGGGCTGAGCTGCATCCTGGGCCTGTCCTGGGGTTTGGCCTTCTTCTCCTTTGGAGTCTTCTATTTGCCCATTCAATACGCCTTCAGCACCATCAACGCCCTGCAAG GTCTGTTCATTTTCCTGTGGTACTGCACCCTGTCCCAGCCTCATGCCCGCTACTCTCTGCGCTCCTCGGACTCTACCAGTGCCACGCCGCAATCACCGCCAGCCGACCAATCACTAAGCAATGACCACAAGAAACTGCTCACATGA
- the LOC140338104 gene encoding pancreatic secretory granule membrane major glycoprotein GP2-like isoform X2, with product MLLTPVSPDVVHDMRLDLTCDQHGMKLQVLKAVLNELSVNFSTLLTSSGRCTSVESPLYISITLTHENHTQCGTEVKVNGTHLIYSNELSTEFISQRPETPRDSISRSANIRISFSCVYHYDRVVSLPYPLLTSSSLVTFMVKEGEFNVSMTLHPSAQFLDPYDYPPIIPLTGKLYVQLQIIGHDPQDFFTLRLDECWATPGSNHDDQIRHLIISSGLANDSTVTMLESGNESVSRFSLQMFHFVKFPEFYLHCRVWLYQANDSDCPDPPKTSNSRHIRDLSDPYRKVVSCGPIRMSRSSVSSIGKPELGLSPFIFPASSAAAAILLLGVVTIAKVVKKRAKRSAPPLMCTLTP from the exons ATGCTGCTGACCCCGGTGTCACCGGATGTCGTTCATG ACATGAGGCTGGACCTGACGTGTGACCAGCATGGGATGAAGCTTCAGGTTCTGAAGGCCGTCCTCAACGAGCTGAGTGTAAACTTCTCCACCCTTCTTACTTCCAGTGGGAGGTGCACATCAGTGGAGTCGCCACTTTATATCTCCATCACACTGACGCATGAGAACCACACACAGTGTGGGACAGAGGTGAAG GTTAATGGGACTCACCTCATCTACTCCAACGAGCTCAGCACAGAATTTATATCACAGCGACCGGAGACCCCCAGAGATTCCATATCTCGATCTGCCAATATTCGGATCTCCTTCTCTTGTGTCTACCACTATGATCGAGTTGTGTCTTTGCCGTACCCCTTGCTCACCAGTTCCTC GCTGGTGACCTTTATGGTGAAGGAAGGGGAATTTAATGTTAGTATGACCCTTCACCCCTCTGCACAGTTTCTGGATCCCTATGATTATCCTCCAATCATCCCACTTACCGGCAAGCTCTACGTCCAGCTGCAAATCATTGGACATGACCCTCAAGACTTCTTCACACTAAGATTGGATGAGTGCTGGGCCACGCCAGGGTCAAATCATGATGACCAGATTAGACACCTAATCATCTCCAGTGG GCTGGCCAATGACTCCACGGTGACCATGTTGGAGTCCGGGAACGAATCGGTGAGCCGCTTCTCCCTGCAGATGTTTCACTTTGTGAAATTCCCAGAATTTTACCTGCACTGCCGAGTCTGGCTGTACCAGGCCAATGACAGCGACTGCCCCGACCCG CCTAAAACCAGCAACAGCCGACACATCCGGGACCTGAGTGACCCGTACAGGAAGGTGGTGTCGTGCGGTCCGATCCGAATGAGCAGGAGCTCCGTGTCCAGCATCGGCAAACCAGAATTGG GTCTGAGTCCTTTCATCTTCCCAGCATCCTCTGCAGCGGCAGCAATCCTTCTCCTTGGCGTGGTCACCATTGCCAAAGTTGTGAAGAAAAGGGCAAAACGGAGCGCTCCCCCCCTGATGTGTACCCTTACcccctaa
- the LOC140338104 gene encoding pancreatic secretory granule membrane major glycoprotein GP2-like isoform X1, whose protein sequence is MSGVAGGVLVFALTLMLLTPVSPDVVHDQGDPSVRLFYLDPWPATQRQVTTVGEYCAPHMCENGGTCVLEEGSHHCLCTPGFIGNKCQDMRLDLTCDQHGMKLQVLKAVLNELSVNFSTLLTSSGRCTSVESPLYISITLTHENHTQCGTEVKVNGTHLIYSNELSTEFISQRPETPRDSISRSANIRISFSCVYHYDRVVSLPYPLLTSSSLVTFMVKEGEFNVSMTLHPSAQFLDPYDYPPIIPLTGKLYVQLQIIGHDPQDFFTLRLDECWATPGSNHDDQIRHLIISSGLANDSTVTMLESGNESVSRFSLQMFHFVKFPEFYLHCRVWLYQANDSDCPDPPKTSNSRHIRDLSDPYRKVVSCGPIRMSRSSVSSIGKPELGLSPFIFPASSAAAAILLLGVVTIAKVVKKRAKRSAPPLMCTLTP, encoded by the exons ATGTCAGGCGTTGCAGGTGGTGTTTTGGTGTTTGCTTTGACACTGATGCTGCTGACCCCGGTGTCACCGGATGTCGTTCATG ACCAAGGTGACCCCAGCGTGCGGCTCTTCTACCTGGATCCCTGGCCAGCTACCCAGAGGCAGGTGACCACCGTGGGTGAATACTGCGCCCCCCACATGTGTGAGAATGGAGGAACCTGTGTGTTGGAGGAGGGATCCCATCACTGTCTGTGTACCCCGGGATTCATCGGGAACAAGTGCCAAG ACATGAGGCTGGACCTGACGTGTGACCAGCATGGGATGAAGCTTCAGGTTCTGAAGGCCGTCCTCAACGAGCTGAGTGTAAACTTCTCCACCCTTCTTACTTCCAGTGGGAGGTGCACATCAGTGGAGTCGCCACTTTATATCTCCATCACACTGACGCATGAGAACCACACACAGTGTGGGACAGAGGTGAAG GTTAATGGGACTCACCTCATCTACTCCAACGAGCTCAGCACAGAATTTATATCACAGCGACCGGAGACCCCCAGAGATTCCATATCTCGATCTGCCAATATTCGGATCTCCTTCTCTTGTGTCTACCACTATGATCGAGTTGTGTCTTTGCCGTACCCCTTGCTCACCAGTTCCTC GCTGGTGACCTTTATGGTGAAGGAAGGGGAATTTAATGTTAGTATGACCCTTCACCCCTCTGCACAGTTTCTGGATCCCTATGATTATCCTCCAATCATCCCACTTACCGGCAAGCTCTACGTCCAGCTGCAAATCATTGGACATGACCCTCAAGACTTCTTCACACTAAGATTGGATGAGTGCTGGGCCACGCCAGGGTCAAATCATGATGACCAGATTAGACACCTAATCATCTCCAGTGG GCTGGCCAATGACTCCACGGTGACCATGTTGGAGTCCGGGAACGAATCGGTGAGCCGCTTCTCCCTGCAGATGTTTCACTTTGTGAAATTCCCAGAATTTTACCTGCACTGCCGAGTCTGGCTGTACCAGGCCAATGACAGCGACTGCCCCGACCCG CCTAAAACCAGCAACAGCCGACACATCCGGGACCTGAGTGACCCGTACAGGAAGGTGGTGTCGTGCGGTCCGATCCGAATGAGCAGGAGCTCCGTGTCCAGCATCGGCAAACCAGAATTGG GTCTGAGTCCTTTCATCTTCCCAGCATCCTCTGCAGCGGCAGCAATCCTTCTCCTTGGCGTGGTCACCATTGCCAAAGTTGTGAAGAAAAGGGCAAAACGGAGCGCTCCCCCCCTGATGTGTACCCTTACcccctaa
- the DRC7 gene encoding dynein regulatory complex subunit 7 (The sequence of the model RefSeq protein was modified relative to this genomic sequence to represent the inferred CDS: added 125 bases not found in genome assembly): MEVLEENPGETTHVTDHMTEEELCNIQEDLSHITVIEGSRVQEPDAHWDYKSLPSSYSSHSKKEQTLLGLANNFLRQYSHLYPDRKPLFMCPLNECGLEKFVCTTLHPTLLPYCDLYDWEECARFLAEYLSMEPINPPTELPRQLFSSSSVLQRQKGNCFDFSILLCSLLLGAGYDVYCVSGYASREICLMDQSREVCPLLKKTQESSEESPKNPHKKYSVTPPRQLVSRFELQQEAKRQTKLHALHLKEQEEKDRCQEDAEKSGPDPLFGLRVHCWVLVLSGKREVPENFFIDALTGNAYSTKDERFLGIESVWNHENYWVNMQDCRNGCKDMTFDLGDPVYWEFMLVGILRPLLLIPDMEEEEDVEEGDSENQDSSMMFQMPPSWTLPIVLTPKVHIYRSHAPETERTMLFYSTARLDGLERRDEKPNKMIETFQGRPDFLYYRLTLFGKRPKKVAIAGGPIEANPRPILKITERFSRNAEKPANEDVAERIFLITKDRIYVRYHRQDDRITTSYWEFQKPANLGKKGIHTDLSPETCISYQVEPCDKFTKQLYVYETLIHLQQVELIAKEAVRKAEAEVLEILSIRAQEELRSQLTISIYDTERNKKRKEQREAMERAAREDRLRCAMQELDYLAPFLARLGDPEKVTCAQAQQVKEDCLSDLKQRLIEKANLIQARFEKETQELQKKQQWYQENQNSMTQEDQDTYMDYCSEAMFRIQILETRLNRHKELAQHKYLALEDRLSKDPRLCEGLLSAQSGCS; encoded by the exons GGAGCCGGATGCCCATTGGGACTACAAATCCCTCCCCTCCTCATACAGCTCACACTCTAAGAAGGAACAAACTCTGCTTGGCCTGGCCAATAACTTCCTGCGCCAATACAGCCATCTGTACCCCGACCGCAAACCCCTCTTCATGTGTCCCCTCAACGAGTGTGGCCTGGAG AAGTTTGTCTGCACCACACTGCACCCGACCCTGCTGCCGTACTGCGACCTGTATGACTGGGAGGAGTGTGCCCGCTTCCTGGCCGAATATCTCAGCATGGAGCCCATCAACCCTCCCACAGAGCTG CCACGTCAGCTCTTCTCCTCCAGCTCGGTCCTACAGAGACAGAAGGGGAATTGCTTTGATTTCAGTATCCTCCTGTGTTCTCTCCTCCTTGGAGCCGGCTATGATGTGTATTGTGTGAGTGGGTACGCCAGTCGGGAGATATGTCTCATGGACCAGTCACGGGAGGTGTGTCCTCTGCTGAAGAAGACCCAAGAG AGCAGTGAAGAGTCCCCCAAGAATCCCCATAAGAAGTACAGCGTGACACCCCCCAGACAACTGGTTAGCAGGTTTGAGCTGCAGCAGGAAGCCAAGCGGCAGACAAAGCTCCATGCATTGCACCTTAAAGAGCAGGAGGAGAAAGATCGGTGTCAGGAG GATGCAGAGAAGTCTGGTCCGGACCCATTGTTTGGCCTCCGAGTTCACTGCTGGGTTCTCGTTCTGTCTGGAAAGAGAGAAGTCCCTGAGAACTTCTTCATTGATGCGCTGACTGGCAATGCCTACTCCACTAAGGATGAACGTTTCTTAGGGATCGAAAGTGTTTGGAATCATGAGAACTACTGGGTCAACATGCAGGACTGCCGCAATGGCTGCAAG GACATGACTTTTGACCTCGGTGACCCTGTGTACTGGGAATTCATGTTGGTTGGTATTTTGAGGCCTCTTTTGCTTATCCCAGacatggaagaagaagaagatgtgGAAGAGGGAGACAGCGAAAACCAG GACAGCAGCATGATGTTCCAGATGCCACCATCCTGGACACTTCCCATTGTCCTCACGCCAAAAG TTCACATATATCGCTCACATGCACCAGAGACAGAACGCACAATGCTCTTCTACAGCACGGCTCGATTGGATGGGTTAGAGCGTCGTGATGAAAAACCAAATAAGATGATTGAGACATTTCAGGGGCGACCGGACTTCCTCTACTACAGACTCACTCTGTTCGGAAAACGGCCAAAGAAGGTGGCGATTGCAGGAGGACCTATAGAGGCCAATCCAAGACCAATcttg AAAATCACAGAACGCTTCTCTAGAAACGCAGAGAAACCAGCCAATGAGGATGTGGCTGAGCGAATTTTCTTGATCACAAAGGATCGCATTTATGTTCGCTATCACCGACAAGATGACCGCATTACCACATCCTATTGGGAGTTCCAGAAACCAGCCAACCTAGGAAAGAAGGGTATACACACTGACCTGAGCCCAGAAACCTGCATCTCCTACCAG GTGGAGCCCTGTGACAAGTTTACCAAACAGCTTTATGTCTACGAAACTCTTATCCACCTCCAGCAGGTGGAGCTGATTGCTAAGGAGGCAGTGAGGAAGGCTGAAGCAGAG GTACTGGAAATCCTCTCCATTCGGGCTCAGGAGGAACTCCGTTCTCAGCTTACAATCTCCATCTATGACACAGAGAGGAACAAGAAGCGTAAAGAACAAAGAGAAGCCATG GAACGTGCTGCTCGGGAAGATCGTCTTCGATGTGCTATGCAGGAACTCGATTACCTCGCCCCATTCCTAGCACGCCTGGGGGATCCAGAGAAAGTGACTTGTGCCCAGGCTCAGCAGGTGAAGGAAGATTGTCTGAGTGACCTGAAGCAAAGGCTCATTGAGAAGGCCAACCTCATCCAGGCACGCTTTGAGAAG GAAACTCAAGAACTTCAGAAGAAACAGCAATGGTACCAAGAAAACCAAAACTCCATGACCCAAGAAGATCAGGACACCTACATGGACTACTGCTCTGAGGCAATGTTCCGCATCCAGATCCTGGAGACTCGTCTCAACAG ACACAAGGAGCTCGCCCAACACAAGTACTTGGCTCTTGAAGATCGACTTAGCAAAGATCCCAGGTTGTGTGAGGGGCTTTTATCAGCACAGAGCGGGTGCAGCTAA